Proteins from a genomic interval of Lycium ferocissimum isolate CSIRO_LF1 chromosome 2, AGI_CSIRO_Lferr_CH_V1, whole genome shotgun sequence:
- the LOC132046421 gene encoding protein POLLENLESS 3-LIKE 2-like codes for MLQDMWNAPPGFRPTKSAPSSPAKPLGVSRTRSESFHVAHKVPIGDSPYVRAKNVQLVEKDPERAIPLFWAAINAGDRVDSALKDMAIVMKQQNRAEEAIEAVKSLRSRCSDQAQEALDNILLDLYKRCGRLDDQIVLLRHKLFLIQQGLAFNGKRTKTARSQGKKFQVSVEQEATRLLGNLGWALMQQNNYIEAEDAYRRALVIAPDNNKMCNLGICLMKQGRVGEAKETLRRVKPAVVDGPRGVDSHLKAYERAQQMLRDLESEMMNKSDDRIEQSKLFDAFLGSSAIWQPQPCKEHNSTSTLSNSTKSCRQPQDEFANENINSANIITNKTGPTLQKSKLKPNISYGNLLNIDAPPFYSSKIIKEPANAPFPESLKRTRSGNASHLMRTITEPENKMRKQSISPEKTEDRWAGLLPDSKDFEDAIIAAALGSTQETFKLEGSKDTAILPRKVDKRLRVFQDITLSMSPRA; via the exons ATGTTGCAAGATATGTGGAATGCACCCCCTGGTTTCAGACCCACCAAATCGGCCCCATCTTCTCCGGCCAAACCCCTTGGTGTCTCGAGAACTCGTTCCGAATCCTTTCACGTTGCCCACAAAGTTCCCATCGGGGACAGCCCTTATGTCCGAGCGAAAAATGTTCAA TTGGTCGAAAAGGATCCGGAAAGGGCAATTCCATTGTTTTGGGCAGCAATAAATGCAGGAGACAGAGTGGATAGTGCTCTTAAAGATATGGCAATTGTAATGAAACAACAAAATAGGGCTGAAGAAGCCATTGAAGCTGTTAAATCTTTGAGAAGTAGGTGTTCAGATCAAGCACAGGAAGCTCTTGACAATATCCTGTTAGACCTATATAAG AGATGTGGAAGATTGGATGACCAAATAGTCCTCTTGAGGCATAAATTGTTTTTGATACAACAAGGTTTGGCCTTTAATGGGAAGCGCACGAAAACGGCCAGATCCCAGGGGAAGAAGTTTCAGGTTTCTGTGGAGCAAGAAGCAACTAGATTACTG GGGAATTTAGGGTGGGCACTGATGCAACAAAATAACTACATTGAAGCAGAGGATGCTTATCGTAGGGCACTAGTGATTGCACCAGACAACAACAAGATGTGCAATTTGGGTATTTGCTTGATGAAACAAGGGAGAGTTGGCGAGGCGAAAGAGACACTTCGGAGAGTTAAACCAGCAGTGGTAGACGGGCCCAGAGGTGTAGATTCGCATCTCAAGGCCTACGAGAGAGCACAACAAATGCTCCGAGACctcgagtctgaaatgatgaatAAAAGTGATGATAGAATTGAACAAAGTAAGCTGTTTGATGCCTTCTTGGGCTCTTCTGCTATCTGGCAGCCTCAGCCTTGCAAGGAACATAATAGTACTAGCACTTTGAGTAATAGTACCAAGTCATGCCGCCAGCCTCAAGATGAATTTGCTAATGAGAACATCAATTCTGCTAACATCATCACAAACAAGACAGGTCCTACTCTGCAAAAGAGTAAGTTGAAGCCAAATATTTCATATGGGAACCTACTCAATATCGACGCTCCCCCATTTTATTCATCCAAGATCATTAAGGAACCAGCAAATGCCCCTTTTCCAGAAAGTCTTAAGAGAACAAGATCTGGAAATGCATCTCACTTAATGAGAACAATTACTGAACCAGAGAATAAGATGAGAAAGCAGTCAATTTCACCAGAGAAAACAGAGGATAGATGGGCAGGATTGCTGCCAGATAGCAAGGATTTTGAAGATGCTATAATTGCCGCTGCTCTAGGCTCAACTCAGGAAACATTCAAGCTGGAAGGAAGTAAAGATACTGCTATCCTTCCGAGGAAAGTCGACAAAAGATTGAGGGTTTTTCAAGACATTACCTTGTCTATGAGTCCACGAGCCTGA
- the LOC132046429 gene encoding uncharacterized protein LOC132046429, whose translation MKDDYEVEEKKQAAADVLFQYSNFVMACIGNQVRPCDLRLHLMKEVSGLPTSLKREPRPTSFPDVMGESSSSGTSRLDKADSFRGP comes from the exons ATGAAGGACGATTACGAG GTTGAAGAAAAGAAGCAAGCTGCTGCTGATGTGTTGTTTCAATATTCAAATTTTGTTATGGCATGTATTGGTAATCAAGTTAGACCTTGCGACTTGAGACTGCATTTGATGAAG gaAGTTTCAGGATTGCCAACTTCTTTGAAGCGGGAACCCCGTCCAACATCTTTTCCTGATGTAATGGGAGAATCCTCAAGCTCAGGTACCTCAAGACTGGATAAAGCAGACAGTTTTCGAGGTCCTTAG
- the LOC132046430 gene encoding histidine kinase 1 isoform X2 — MAHKKAAYGTTTPPSLSIESSSPPITPKGSLPERVLSKMLGFADFSKRNQSPSRGSSGSGTPRTFHRDVEVDEELPFDSSICQSNYRGVFVVRLAIMVMLAILIGMLTLLTWHFTRVYTSKSLNTLAFGLRHELLQRPLLRMWNILNTTVEITTAQVKLSEYVIRKYSNPVDQAQQVELYESMKEVTWAMFASRKALNSLTINYKNGFVQAFHRDHRSNNTFYIYSDLANYSISGTYDVNLLSSRQGWNDQTIHNNISAIWYREPLDPLTGEKNGKQSIIPPDELINIAGISQVPDGAASWHVAVSKYTDSPLLSAALPVWDPSNKSIVAVVGVTTALYSVGQLMKEIVEFHSGHIYLTSQEGWLLSTSTNSPLLMNTTKGPKLMMATDSEDPVIRSGAECLQKEYGNRLPPSQEVHIENAKLGNQLYYIDSFFLHLKRLPMVGVIIIPRKYIMGKVDERAIKTLVILISASICILIIGCVCIFVLTDGVSKEMKLRAELISQLDARRKAEASSNYKSQFLANMSHELRTPMAAVIGLLDILISDGYLTNEQYATITQIRKCSTALLRLLNNILDLSKVESGKLVLEETEFDLARELEGLVDMFSVQCINHNVETVLDLSDDMPKLVKGDSARVVQIFANLISNSLKFTTSGYIILRGWCESARGGNFSLNQKDSWSAPKVKFKRQESQGKKFSKKDNKMILWFEVEDSGCGIDPSKWESVFESFEQADPSTTRLHGGTGLGLCIVRTLVNKMGGEINVVKKDGPGTVIQLYLQLNCPAEVTGQHCQMRFEEHKLRVLLALNGRMGRVIMSQWLERNGVHTCGASDWNELTQILQWISVSKSHLQDAPCECLESEDLSIQDPNASSLFVIVVDIGILDLSTSIWKEQLNFLDEYCGRAKFAWILYHDTSSTIKMELRRRGHLLMVNRPLYKGKMIQILETIIKEKNLELQSFDNATVEGDLHECLEIDPNHSDITCSDDSDKSDNGNDRCASAFRSENKREENFVKASLSHYGLNNYFIDFNDENASDMNDLGQMRNGEHQLTSTSAKEVTNGCSDKVAGQKSLAGLCILLAEDTPVLQRVATIMLEKLGAKVVVVGDGLQAVDALKPMSNSDEWRNESLQEDDNSITSQAEGSYSLPFDLILMDCQMPKMDGYEATKAIRRAEMETGTHIPIVALTAHAMSSDEAKCLQVGMDAYLTKPIDSKLMVSTILSLTKRKA; from the exons ATGGCACATAAGAAAGCAGCTTATGGAACTACTACTCCTCCTAGTCTAAGCATTGAATCTTCATCACCTCCAATTACACCAAAAGGATCATTGCCTGAAAGGGTACTCAGTAAAATGCTTGGATTTGCTGATTTTTCCAAAAGAAACCAATCTCCTTCACGTGGTAGTAGTGGTAGTGGTACACCAAGAACCTTCCATAGAGATGTTGAAGTGGATGAAGAACTTCCCTTTGACAGTAGTATTTGTCAGTCAAATTATCGTGGTGTTTTTGTTGTTCGCCTTGCTATCATG GTCATGCTAGCTATTTTGATTGGAATGCTAACTTTATTAACATGGCATTTTACCAGAGTTTATACATCAAAGTCACTTAATACACTCGCATTTGGTCTTCGTCATGAGCTTCTGCAGAGACCACTATTAAGGATGTGGAACATTTTGAATACTACTGTTGAAATTACCACTGCTCAGGTTAAGCTGTCAGAGTATGTAATCAGAAAGTATAGCAACCCTGTTGATCAAGCTCAACAAGTTGAG CTGTACGAATCCATGAAGGAGGTGACGTGGGCTATGTTTGCAAGCCGGAAAGCTCTTAATTCTTTAACCATCAACTATAAAAATGGTTTCGTTCAGGCTTTCCATAGAGATCACAGGAGTAACAATACATTCTACATATACTCTGATCTTGCCAATTATTCTATAAGTGGTACATATGATGTAAATCTATTGTCGTCTCGTCAAGGATGGAATGACCAAACTATACACAACAACATCTCAGCAATTTGGTACCGAGAACCTTTAGATCCCTTGACTGGAGAAAAGAACGGAAAGCAAAGCATAATCCCACCGGATGAGTTGATCAACATTGCTggaatatcacaagtaccagaTGGTGCAGCTTCATGGCATGTGGCTGTGAGCAAGTATACAGATTCACCATTGCTTTCAGCAGCACTGCCTGTTTGGGATCCATCAAATAAAAGCATAGTTGCTGTTGTGGGAGTTACTACAGCTCTTTATAGTGTGGGTCAATTGATGAAAGAAATTGTTGAATTCCACAGTGGTCACATTTATTTAACCTCTCAAGAGGGATGGTTGCTCTCTACTTCCACGAATAGCCCTCTATTGATGAATACTACGAAAGGACCGAAGCTAATGATGGCTACTGATTCTGAAGACCCAGTTATACGATCTGGAGCTGAGTGCTTACAAAAAGAATATGGAAACAGGCTTCCTCCAAGTCAAGAAGTGCACATAGAGAATGCTAAACTTGGGAACCAGCTCTATTATATTGACTCATTTTTTCTGCACTTAAAGAGACTTCCAATG GTAGGAGTAATCATCATTCCAAGGAAATATATAATGGGAAAGGTAGATGAGAGGGCTATCAAGACTCTGGTAATATTGATCTCAGCATCAATATGCATCCTAATCATTGGATGTGTCTGCATCTTCGTACTAACAGATGGAGTGTCAAAGGAAATGAAACTTAGAGCAGAGCTGATAAGCCAGTTAGATGCAAGAAGGAAGGCAGAGGCATCCAGCAATTACAAAAGCCAATTTCTAGCGAACATGAG TCATGAATTACGAACACCTATGGCTGCAGTTATTGGCTTGCTGGACATTCTTATAAGTGATGGTTATCTTACAAATGAGCAGTATGCAACTATTACTCAGATTCGTAAATGCTCAACTGCCTTGCTTCGTCTTCTAAACAACATTTTAGATCTCAGCAAG GTAGAATCTGGAAAACTTGTGTTGGAAGAAACAGAATTTGACTTGGCTCGAGAACTTGAAGGACTTGTTGATATGTTCTCTGTCCAGTGCATTAATCACAATGTTGAGACAGTTCTAGATCTCTCTG ATGATATGCCAAAATTAGTTAAAGGAGACTCTGCCAGAGTTGTTCAAATCTTCGCAAATCTAATTAGCAATTCTCTCAAGTTTACTACCT CCGGCTATATCATTCTTCGGGGATGGTGTGAGAGTGCTCGCGGAGGGAATTTTTCACTTAATCAGAAAGACTCTTGGTCTGCTCCGAAAGTGAAGTTCAAGCGACAAGAAAGCCAGGGCAAAAAATTCTCCAAGAAAGATAACAAAATGATCCTGTGGTTCGAAGTTGAGGACTCTGGTTGTG GAATTGATCCAAGTAAATGGGAATCTGTATTTGAAAGCTTTGAGCAAGCTGATCCGTCAACAACTCGCTT GCATGGTGGGACTGGCCTTGGACTATGCATTGTACGTACGCTG GTTAACAAAATGGGTGGAGAGATCAATGTTGTAAAAAAAGATGGACCAGGGACAGTGATACAACTATACCTTCAACTAAACTGTCCTGCAGAAGTCACTGGACAGCACTGCCAGATGCGTTTTGAAGAACATAAACTGAGG GTGTTGCTTGCACTCAATGGCAGAATGGGTAGAGTAATAATGTCCCAATGGTTAGAAAGAAATGGGGTGCATACATGTGGAGCATCTGATTGGAATGAGCTCACACAAATTCTTCAGTGGATTTCCGTATCCAAAAGCCATTTGCAAGACGCACCTTGTGAATGTTTAGAATCTGAAGATTTGAGCATTCAAGATCCTAATGCCTCATCGCTCTTTGTCATAGTTGTTGACATTGGCATCCTTGACTTGAGCACAAGTATATGGAAGGAGCAGCTAAATTTTCTTGACGAATACTGTGGCAGAGCAAAGTTTGCATGGATTCTTTACCATGATACGTCGAGTACCATTAAGATGGAACTCCGAAGAAGGGGACACCTACTTATGGTCAATAGACCACTATATAAGGGGAAAATGATTCAGATTTTGGAAActattataaaagaaaaaaatcttgaGCTGCAGTCTTTTGACAATGCAACAGTAGAAGGAGATTTGCATGAATGTCTTGAAATTGATCCTAACCACTCTGATATCACCTGCTCAGATGATTCTGACAAGTCAGATAATGGAAATGATAGATGTGCAAGTGCCTTCCGTAGTGAAAATAAGAGGGAAGAAAATTTTGTCAAAGCCTCTCTCTCACATTATGGGTTAAACAACTACTTCATTGACTTCAATGACGAAAATGCTTCAGACATGAATGATCTAGGACAAATGAGGAACGGAGAACATCAATTGACAAGCACTTCCGCCAAAGAGGTCACTAATGGCTGCTCTGATAAGGTAGCAGGACAAAAATCGCTTGCAGGTCTGTGCATACTGCTTGCTGAGGATACCCCAGTGCTGCAAAGAGTCGCTACAATAATGCTGGAAAAACTGGGAGCTAAAGTGGTTGTTGTAGGAGATGGATTGCAGGCAGTGGATGCACTGAAACCCATGTCTAATTCAGATGAATGGAGAAATGAATCTCTCCAGGAAGACGATAATTCAATTACTTCCCAAGCTGAAGGCTCTTATTCCCTTCCTTTTGACTTGATCCTCATGGATTGTCAA ATGCCAAAGATGGATGGTTATGAAGCAACAAAGGCAATTAGAAGAGCAGAAATGGAAACAGGAACACACATTCCCATTGTTGCACTGACAGCTCATGCAATGTCATCAGATGAAGCAAAATGCTTACAGGTTGGTATGGATGCTTATTTAACCAAGCCCATAGACAGCAAGTTGATGGTTTCCACCATTCTTTCCTTGACTAAAAGAAAAGCCTAA
- the LOC132046430 gene encoding histidine kinase 1 isoform X1 — protein sequence MAHKKAAYGTTTPPSLSIESSSPPITPKGSLPERVLSKMLGFADFSKRNQSPSRGSSGSGTPRTFHRDVEVDEELPFDSSICQSNYRGVFVVRLAIMVMLAILIGMLTLLTWHFTRVYTSKSLNTLAFGLRHELLQRPLLRMWNILNTTVEITTAQVKLSEYVIRKYSNPVDQAQQVEQLYESMKEVTWAMFASRKALNSLTINYKNGFVQAFHRDHRSNNTFYIYSDLANYSISGTYDVNLLSSRQGWNDQTIHNNISAIWYREPLDPLTGEKNGKQSIIPPDELINIAGISQVPDGAASWHVAVSKYTDSPLLSAALPVWDPSNKSIVAVVGVTTALYSVGQLMKEIVEFHSGHIYLTSQEGWLLSTSTNSPLLMNTTKGPKLMMATDSEDPVIRSGAECLQKEYGNRLPPSQEVHIENAKLGNQLYYIDSFFLHLKRLPMVGVIIIPRKYIMGKVDERAIKTLVILISASICILIIGCVCIFVLTDGVSKEMKLRAELISQLDARRKAEASSNYKSQFLANMSHELRTPMAAVIGLLDILISDGYLTNEQYATITQIRKCSTALLRLLNNILDLSKVESGKLVLEETEFDLARELEGLVDMFSVQCINHNVETVLDLSDDMPKLVKGDSARVVQIFANLISNSLKFTTSGYIILRGWCESARGGNFSLNQKDSWSAPKVKFKRQESQGKKFSKKDNKMILWFEVEDSGCGIDPSKWESVFESFEQADPSTTRLHGGTGLGLCIVRTLVNKMGGEINVVKKDGPGTVIQLYLQLNCPAEVTGQHCQMRFEEHKLRVLLALNGRMGRVIMSQWLERNGVHTCGASDWNELTQILQWISVSKSHLQDAPCECLESEDLSIQDPNASSLFVIVVDIGILDLSTSIWKEQLNFLDEYCGRAKFAWILYHDTSSTIKMELRRRGHLLMVNRPLYKGKMIQILETIIKEKNLELQSFDNATVEGDLHECLEIDPNHSDITCSDDSDKSDNGNDRCASAFRSENKREENFVKASLSHYGLNNYFIDFNDENASDMNDLGQMRNGEHQLTSTSAKEVTNGCSDKVAGQKSLAGLCILLAEDTPVLQRVATIMLEKLGAKVVVVGDGLQAVDALKPMSNSDEWRNESLQEDDNSITSQAEGSYSLPFDLILMDCQMPKMDGYEATKAIRRAEMETGTHIPIVALTAHAMSSDEAKCLQVGMDAYLTKPIDSKLMVSTILSLTKRKA from the exons ATGGCACATAAGAAAGCAGCTTATGGAACTACTACTCCTCCTAGTCTAAGCATTGAATCTTCATCACCTCCAATTACACCAAAAGGATCATTGCCTGAAAGGGTACTCAGTAAAATGCTTGGATTTGCTGATTTTTCCAAAAGAAACCAATCTCCTTCACGTGGTAGTAGTGGTAGTGGTACACCAAGAACCTTCCATAGAGATGTTGAAGTGGATGAAGAACTTCCCTTTGACAGTAGTATTTGTCAGTCAAATTATCGTGGTGTTTTTGTTGTTCGCCTTGCTATCATG GTCATGCTAGCTATTTTGATTGGAATGCTAACTTTATTAACATGGCATTTTACCAGAGTTTATACATCAAAGTCACTTAATACACTCGCATTTGGTCTTCGTCATGAGCTTCTGCAGAGACCACTATTAAGGATGTGGAACATTTTGAATACTACTGTTGAAATTACCACTGCTCAGGTTAAGCTGTCAGAGTATGTAATCAGAAAGTATAGCAACCCTGTTGATCAAGCTCAACAAGTTGAG CAGCTGTACGAATCCATGAAGGAGGTGACGTGGGCTATGTTTGCAAGCCGGAAAGCTCTTAATTCTTTAACCATCAACTATAAAAATGGTTTCGTTCAGGCTTTCCATAGAGATCACAGGAGTAACAATACATTCTACATATACTCTGATCTTGCCAATTATTCTATAAGTGGTACATATGATGTAAATCTATTGTCGTCTCGTCAAGGATGGAATGACCAAACTATACACAACAACATCTCAGCAATTTGGTACCGAGAACCTTTAGATCCCTTGACTGGAGAAAAGAACGGAAAGCAAAGCATAATCCCACCGGATGAGTTGATCAACATTGCTggaatatcacaagtaccagaTGGTGCAGCTTCATGGCATGTGGCTGTGAGCAAGTATACAGATTCACCATTGCTTTCAGCAGCACTGCCTGTTTGGGATCCATCAAATAAAAGCATAGTTGCTGTTGTGGGAGTTACTACAGCTCTTTATAGTGTGGGTCAATTGATGAAAGAAATTGTTGAATTCCACAGTGGTCACATTTATTTAACCTCTCAAGAGGGATGGTTGCTCTCTACTTCCACGAATAGCCCTCTATTGATGAATACTACGAAAGGACCGAAGCTAATGATGGCTACTGATTCTGAAGACCCAGTTATACGATCTGGAGCTGAGTGCTTACAAAAAGAATATGGAAACAGGCTTCCTCCAAGTCAAGAAGTGCACATAGAGAATGCTAAACTTGGGAACCAGCTCTATTATATTGACTCATTTTTTCTGCACTTAAAGAGACTTCCAATG GTAGGAGTAATCATCATTCCAAGGAAATATATAATGGGAAAGGTAGATGAGAGGGCTATCAAGACTCTGGTAATATTGATCTCAGCATCAATATGCATCCTAATCATTGGATGTGTCTGCATCTTCGTACTAACAGATGGAGTGTCAAAGGAAATGAAACTTAGAGCAGAGCTGATAAGCCAGTTAGATGCAAGAAGGAAGGCAGAGGCATCCAGCAATTACAAAAGCCAATTTCTAGCGAACATGAG TCATGAATTACGAACACCTATGGCTGCAGTTATTGGCTTGCTGGACATTCTTATAAGTGATGGTTATCTTACAAATGAGCAGTATGCAACTATTACTCAGATTCGTAAATGCTCAACTGCCTTGCTTCGTCTTCTAAACAACATTTTAGATCTCAGCAAG GTAGAATCTGGAAAACTTGTGTTGGAAGAAACAGAATTTGACTTGGCTCGAGAACTTGAAGGACTTGTTGATATGTTCTCTGTCCAGTGCATTAATCACAATGTTGAGACAGTTCTAGATCTCTCTG ATGATATGCCAAAATTAGTTAAAGGAGACTCTGCCAGAGTTGTTCAAATCTTCGCAAATCTAATTAGCAATTCTCTCAAGTTTACTACCT CCGGCTATATCATTCTTCGGGGATGGTGTGAGAGTGCTCGCGGAGGGAATTTTTCACTTAATCAGAAAGACTCTTGGTCTGCTCCGAAAGTGAAGTTCAAGCGACAAGAAAGCCAGGGCAAAAAATTCTCCAAGAAAGATAACAAAATGATCCTGTGGTTCGAAGTTGAGGACTCTGGTTGTG GAATTGATCCAAGTAAATGGGAATCTGTATTTGAAAGCTTTGAGCAAGCTGATCCGTCAACAACTCGCTT GCATGGTGGGACTGGCCTTGGACTATGCATTGTACGTACGCTG GTTAACAAAATGGGTGGAGAGATCAATGTTGTAAAAAAAGATGGACCAGGGACAGTGATACAACTATACCTTCAACTAAACTGTCCTGCAGAAGTCACTGGACAGCACTGCCAGATGCGTTTTGAAGAACATAAACTGAGG GTGTTGCTTGCACTCAATGGCAGAATGGGTAGAGTAATAATGTCCCAATGGTTAGAAAGAAATGGGGTGCATACATGTGGAGCATCTGATTGGAATGAGCTCACACAAATTCTTCAGTGGATTTCCGTATCCAAAAGCCATTTGCAAGACGCACCTTGTGAATGTTTAGAATCTGAAGATTTGAGCATTCAAGATCCTAATGCCTCATCGCTCTTTGTCATAGTTGTTGACATTGGCATCCTTGACTTGAGCACAAGTATATGGAAGGAGCAGCTAAATTTTCTTGACGAATACTGTGGCAGAGCAAAGTTTGCATGGATTCTTTACCATGATACGTCGAGTACCATTAAGATGGAACTCCGAAGAAGGGGACACCTACTTATGGTCAATAGACCACTATATAAGGGGAAAATGATTCAGATTTTGGAAActattataaaagaaaaaaatcttgaGCTGCAGTCTTTTGACAATGCAACAGTAGAAGGAGATTTGCATGAATGTCTTGAAATTGATCCTAACCACTCTGATATCACCTGCTCAGATGATTCTGACAAGTCAGATAATGGAAATGATAGATGTGCAAGTGCCTTCCGTAGTGAAAATAAGAGGGAAGAAAATTTTGTCAAAGCCTCTCTCTCACATTATGGGTTAAACAACTACTTCATTGACTTCAATGACGAAAATGCTTCAGACATGAATGATCTAGGACAAATGAGGAACGGAGAACATCAATTGACAAGCACTTCCGCCAAAGAGGTCACTAATGGCTGCTCTGATAAGGTAGCAGGACAAAAATCGCTTGCAGGTCTGTGCATACTGCTTGCTGAGGATACCCCAGTGCTGCAAAGAGTCGCTACAATAATGCTGGAAAAACTGGGAGCTAAAGTGGTTGTTGTAGGAGATGGATTGCAGGCAGTGGATGCACTGAAACCCATGTCTAATTCAGATGAATGGAGAAATGAATCTCTCCAGGAAGACGATAATTCAATTACTTCCCAAGCTGAAGGCTCTTATTCCCTTCCTTTTGACTTGATCCTCATGGATTGTCAA ATGCCAAAGATGGATGGTTATGAAGCAACAAAGGCAATTAGAAGAGCAGAAATGGAAACAGGAACACACATTCCCATTGTTGCACTGACAGCTCATGCAATGTCATCAGATGAAGCAAAATGCTTACAGGTTGGTATGGATGCTTATTTAACCAAGCCCATAGACAGCAAGTTGATGGTTTCCACCATTCTTTCCTTGACTAAAAGAAAAGCCTAA